AGAAGGACAACCTCAAAAATCTCACCGAGTTTGCCCAGGATTATTTTCAGCATGAACTGCGGGTCCGGATCATTGCCCGGGACCTTGTTTCCCAGGAAGGAAAAGAGGGGAACGGCGATGGGCCTCAGGAGGAGAGACGGGCCCTGGCCAACGACCCCCTGGTCCAGATGACCTCGGAAGTTTTTGGCGGCAGGGTGGCCGGGATCAGGACGGGACCGCGGAGTCGCGAGATCAAGGTTGATATCTCGGAGGAGTAACGAATGGATATGAAACAGATCATGCAGCAGGCCCAGCAGTTTCAGCAGAAGATGGCTGAAATTCAGGGGGAGCTGGCGGGCAAGGAAGTCAGTTCTTCGGTGGGCGGCGGAATGGTGAAGGCCACCGTTAACGGCAAAAGCGAACTGGTACGCCTCTCGATTGAGAAGGCAGTGATTGATCCGGCCGACCCCGGGATGCTTCAGGACCTTGTGATTGCGGCCGTTAATGAAGCCTTGCGGCAGTCTCAGGATCTGGCACGCCGGGAAATGGCCAAACTGACCGGCGGGTTGAATATCCCGGGTCTGTTCTGAGCAGGAGCCGGATTTTATGAATGTCGTCCCGCCGGCGCTTGCCCGGTTGATCGAAGACCTGAATCGGCTGCCCGGGATCGGGAAGAAATCCGCCACCCGTCTTGCCCTGCATATCCTGAGAAGGCCGCAGGCAGAGGCCCGTGATCTGGCCCGTGATCTGGCTGGTCTCCATGATGCGATCAGCATGTGTTCCAACTGCTGCGCCTTTTCCGAGTCCGATCCGTGCAATATCTGCAGTGACCCAGGCCGTGATCCCGGTCTGGTCTGTGTTGTGGAGGAGCCTGCCGATCTGATCGCCATTGAGAAGGTCTCTACCTTTAAAGGTCAGTATCACATTCTGCACGGGGTGCTTTCGCCCATGGATGGTGTGGGGCCGGCGGAAATAAAGGTTGATGCGCTGCTCGAAAGGGTGAAGAGGAACAAGGTCGCGGAAGTTCTGATTGCCACAAGTTCTAC
The Pseudomonadota bacterium DNA segment above includes these coding regions:
- a CDS encoding YbaB/EbfC family nucleoid-associated protein, with product MDMKQIMQQAQQFQQKMAEIQGELAGKEVSSSVGGGMVKATVNGKSELVRLSIEKAVIDPADPGMLQDLVIAAVNEALRQSQDLARREMAKLTGGLNIPGLF
- the recR gene encoding recombination mediator RecR, with product MNVVPPALARLIEDLNRLPGIGKKSATRLALHILRRPQAEARDLARDLAGLHDAISMCSNCCAFSESDPCNICSDPGRDPGLVCVVEEPADLIAIEKVSTFKGQYHILHGVLSPMDGVGPAEIKVDALLERVKRNKVAEVLIATSSTVPGEATAAYLISLLKKLPVRTTRLACGIPMGMDIKYADEVTLARAIEARKDTG